The Thermodesulfobacteriota bacterium genome has a window encoding:
- a CDS encoding AMP-binding protein → MACWMNLGQNFKVNAKKFPHTVALKDSKRSYTYPQANIRVNKLAHSLISFGLQKGDKVAVLMENSIEIIEIFLATAKTGLVIVPINFRLVSSDVEYIVNNSDAKAFVVHDQFVGTVDPIKTKLKNIKPENYVVVGEGKDGYLEYETFIGNSSDSEPDVVVNAEDAWILIYTSGTTGKPKGVVRSHESHISFYLINAVDFGFNEHDICMNVMPLCHINSTFFTFTFTYIGATVYVHPAQSFRPEEILEIVEKEKITFISLIPTHYNIILNVSEEGRQRDVSSIKKLLCSSAPVRKDMKLAIMDFFPGVELYEGYGSTEAGIVTVLKPEYQMKKLGSIGFENLGTDFVKLFDIHGNEVGTGEVGELYSRGPMLFDEYYKLPEKTASSFRGEWFSAGDMARRDEDGFYQIVDRKDNMIITGGEHVYPSEVEEVIGSHPDVFDVAVISLPDEKWGEKVVAVVIPNGELDEKTIMDHCREKLAGYKRPKKVIFIKQDEMPRTPTGKIVHRVLRENFGE, encoded by the coding sequence ATGGCCTGCTGGATGAATCTGGGTCAGAACTTTAAAGTCAACGCCAAGAAATTTCCCCATACCGTCGCACTGAAAGACAGTAAAAGAAGCTACACCTATCCTCAAGCGAATATTCGCGTGAACAAGCTGGCTCACAGTCTTATTTCTTTCGGCTTGCAAAAAGGTGATAAGGTTGCTGTGCTGATGGAAAACAGCATCGAAATTATCGAAATTTTTCTTGCTACTGCAAAAACCGGGCTTGTCATCGTACCCATCAATTTTCGCCTGGTCAGCTCGGATGTTGAGTATATCGTAAACAACTCGGATGCCAAAGCGTTTGTGGTGCATGACCAGTTCGTAGGGACTGTTGATCCCATAAAAACAAAATTAAAGAATATTAAACCGGAAAATTATGTCGTTGTGGGTGAAGGAAAAGACGGATACCTAGAATATGAGACATTCATTGGCAATTCCTCAGACAGTGAACCGGATGTTGTGGTAAACGCAGAAGACGCCTGGATTTTGATATATACATCGGGAACCACCGGTAAGCCGAAAGGGGTGGTACGTTCTCATGAGTCGCACATTTCATTTTATCTTATCAATGCGGTTGATTTCGGATTCAACGAGCATGATATATGCATGAATGTGATGCCCCTTTGTCATATCAACTCTACCTTTTTTACCTTTACGTTTACCTATATCGGTGCAACGGTCTATGTGCATCCGGCCCAATCCTTCCGGCCTGAAGAAATTCTTGAGATTGTAGAAAAAGAAAAAATTACCTTTATTTCCCTCATCCCGACCCATTACAACATTATTCTCAATGTCTCCGAAGAGGGGCGACAACGTGACGTCAGCTCTATCAAAAAGCTTCTCTGCTCATCTGCTCCGGTGAGAAAAGATATGAAACTGGCCATCATGGATTTTTTTCCCGGCGTCGAGCTCTACGAGGGATATGGCTCTACAGAAGCAGGCATTGTGACGGTGTTAAAACCTGAATACCAGATGAAAAAACTGGGCTCCATCGGTTTTGAAAATTTGGGTACGGATTTTGTTAAACTTTTTGATATACATGGCAATGAAGTGGGCACAGGTGAAGTGGGAGAACTATATTCACGGGGACCCATGCTGTTTGACGAGTACTACAAGCTTCCGGAAAAAACCGCCAGCTCCTTTCGCGGAGAGTGGTTTTCTGCAGGGGATATGGCCAGACGTGATGAAGACGGTTTCTATCAGATTGTGGACAGAAAAGACAATATGATCATCACCGGCGGTGAACACGTTTATCCGAGCGAAGTGGAAGAGGTGATCGGCAGTCATCCGGATGTGTTTGATGTTGCTGTCATTAGCCTGCCGGACGAAAAATGGGGAGAAAAAGTCGTTGCGGTGGTGATACCCAATGGCGAACTTGATGAAAAAACGATCATGGACCATTGCAGAGAGAAGCTGGCCGGATACAAACGACCCAAAAAAGTGATATTCATCAAGCAGGACGAAATGCCCAGAACACCGACCGGTAAAATAGTTCACCGTGTATTAAGGGAAAATTTCGGAGAATAA
- a CDS encoding acetate--CoA ligase family protein, with the protein MLDSLFRPKSVAIIGASTKELSIGNRVIKNLIDFEFKGPVYPINPKADEVRGIKAYKSIMDCPDGIDVVHMVIPAKFVPQAVEDCGKKGVKNIIINSGGFSEIGPEGEAIEKDFLSKAKKYGIRMFGPNCQGIINSDPDIRAYCNFTFTKPDVGFISIVALSGGVAEVIHQGFSEMGIGTRIYASNGNACDVTIPEIIRYLGEDEGTRVIVTYVEGLRDPETFMKVAKEVAAKKPVLAMKAGRTKEGAKAAASHTGGLAKEDIATDLIFKKAGILTFRDEGELIQAAAAFATQPIPKGKRVGIITNTGGPAVIATDILVADELELPPLSEKTKDLLKEKLYPEATVSNPVDVLATGNAGHYRACLDAMMDDDNFDCVFVNFVTPFFVDTDSIAKEIVEVNKQQRKPMVCNLMTDKRQWTETVKILQEGGVPCFSLPGVAARALTALVRYNKIRSREITEVTAFADVDKARGKAIIDKAKQAGKNSLSATEVYDILSAYKIPVANWRIASNAEEAEKKALEIGFPVVVKADSQTVLHKSDMGGVAVNLKDGDTVKSVVREMEKKLSADDLKFFIQKYMPDGLEVILGAKAEEGLGHLIMFGMGGIYVEVFKDVVFDITPVSQSEARDMISSIKMAPLLKGVRGQKGVDQKALIEIIQRLSQLVTDLNDIEEMDLNPVIAYEDGVFVVDARISI; encoded by the coding sequence ATGTTAGACTCTTTATTCAGACCCAAATCGGTTGCAATTATCGGAGCATCCACAAAAGAATTATCCATAGGAAACAGGGTGATTAAAAACCTGATCGATTTTGAGTTTAAGGGACCGGTTTATCCGATCAACCCCAAGGCAGACGAAGTCCGAGGGATTAAGGCCTACAAGTCGATCATGGACTGTCCGGACGGTATTGATGTGGTCCATATGGTGATTCCGGCAAAATTTGTACCCCAGGCAGTAGAGGATTGCGGGAAAAAAGGGGTCAAAAATATCATTATCAATTCCGGTGGATTTTCTGAAATCGGTCCTGAGGGTGAAGCCATTGAAAAAGATTTTTTGTCAAAAGCAAAAAAATACGGCATCCGGATGTTCGGCCCCAACTGCCAGGGAATTATTAACTCCGATCCGGATATCAGGGCATACTGCAACTTCACATTTACCAAGCCTGACGTCGGGTTTATATCCATCGTTGCATTAAGCGGCGGTGTGGCTGAAGTCATCCACCAGGGCTTTTCCGAAATGGGAATCGGAACACGGATTTATGCTTCCAATGGAAACGCCTGTGATGTTACCATTCCGGAAATCATACGGTACTTGGGTGAAGATGAAGGCACCCGGGTCATCGTCACCTATGTGGAAGGACTCAGAGACCCTGAAACATTCATGAAAGTGGCCAAAGAAGTGGCAGCCAAAAAACCGGTTCTTGCCATGAAAGCCGGCCGTACCAAGGAAGGCGCCAAAGCGGCCGCCTCCCATACCGGCGGACTGGCCAAAGAAGATATTGCCACAGACCTAATCTTTAAGAAGGCAGGCATTCTGACTTTCCGGGACGAGGGAGAACTCATCCAGGCGGCGGCGGCTTTTGCCACCCAACCGATTCCAAAAGGAAAACGCGTGGGTATTATAACCAATACCGGCGGCCCGGCTGTCATTGCCACCGATATTCTCGTTGCCGACGAATTGGAGCTGCCGCCGCTTTCGGAAAAAACGAAAGACCTTTTAAAGGAAAAATTATATCCCGAAGCAACGGTTAGCAATCCTGTTGATGTCCTGGCAACCGGCAATGCAGGGCATTACCGGGCATGCCTGGATGCCATGATGGATGATGATAACTTTGACTGCGTGTTTGTCAACTTTGTCACCCCTTTCTTTGTAGATACGGACAGCATTGCCAAAGAAATTGTTGAGGTTAACAAACAGCAGCGAAAGCCTATGGTTTGTAATCTGATGACCGACAAACGCCAGTGGACGGAAACGGTTAAAATACTGCAGGAAGGCGGCGTCCCGTGTTTCAGCCTTCCCGGCGTTGCCGCACGGGCTTTAACTGCTCTTGTCAGATACAATAAAATTAGAAGCCGGGAGATAACAGAAGTCACCGCATTCGCAGATGTTGATAAAGCAAGGGGCAAAGCCATTATTGACAAAGCAAAACAGGCCGGGAAAAATAGCCTTTCGGCAACCGAGGTTTACGATATCCTTTCAGCGTATAAAATTCCAGTGGCAAACTGGCGAATCGCCAGCAATGCCGAAGAGGCTGAGAAAAAAGCTTTGGAAATCGGTTTTCCTGTTGTGGTTAAAGCCGACTCCCAGACCGTGCTTCATAAGAGCGATATGGGCGGTGTAGCGGTTAATTTAAAAGACGGCGATACGGTTAAATCTGTGGTCAGGGAAATGGAAAAGAAACTATCGGCAGATGATCTTAAGTTCTTTATCCAAAAATATATGCCGGATGGACTGGAAGTCATTTTGGGTGCAAAAGCCGAAGAAGGGCTGGGTCACCTGATTATGTTCGGAATGGGTGGTATTTATGTTGAAGTTTTCAAGGATGTCGTATTTGACATCACACCGGTTTCGCAAAGTGAAGCGCGTGACATGATATCTTCCATCAAGATGGCGCCTCTCCTTAAAGGGGTAAGGGGCCAAAAAGGTGTGGACCAAAAGGCCCTGATTGAAATAATTCAGCGCCTGTCCCAGTTGGTCACCGATCTGAATGACATTGAAGAAATGGATTTAAATCCGGTTATTGCATATGAAGATGGCGTGTTTGTGGTTGATGCGAGAATCAGTATTTAA
- a CDS encoding thiolase family protein, which yields MLTKAFIPYKGYYSTPFARWQGSLANANAIELGANTAKRWFAEKNWDAKMFDFLYLGITIGQPYVFYGSTWAAHMMGAGHIPGVTLMQACSTSTTCIYQAAVGVETGLYQTPYCLMVDRCSNGPHTIWPNPMGPGAQVISENWLMDHFGKDPSVGGAMIQTAENVSKEAGITREECDAVALRRYEQYTDALADNRAFQKRYMFPAEINVSRKKTILVEEDEGVTQSTKEGLAKLRPVLPDGVHTFGAQTHPADGNCGVMVTTREKAKELSDDSGIEIQVISYGFARAKKGFMAAAVVPAARMALENAGIGINDVKAIKTHNPFSANDIYLANEFNIDVNGFNNYGSSLVYGHPQGPTAGRCIIEGIEEVAMEGGGYLLFGGCAAGDTAGSIVLKVG from the coding sequence ATGTTAACAAAAGCTTTTATTCCGTACAAGGGCTATTACAGCACTCCCTTTGCCCGGTGGCAGGGAAGTCTGGCCAATGCCAATGCAATTGAACTGGGTGCCAATACCGCTAAAAGATGGTTTGCCGAAAAAAACTGGGATGCAAAAATGTTTGACTTTCTCTACCTGGGAATTACCATCGGGCAGCCGTATGTGTTTTACGGCAGCACCTGGGCCGCTCATATGATGGGTGCCGGCCATATACCGGGGGTGACCCTGATGCAGGCATGCAGTACTTCTACTACCTGTATCTATCAGGCCGCTGTTGGGGTAGAAACCGGTCTTTACCAAACCCCGTATTGCCTTATGGTGGACAGGTGCTCCAACGGTCCCCATACGATCTGGCCCAATCCCATGGGGCCGGGAGCACAGGTTATATCGGAAAATTGGCTGATGGATCATTTTGGTAAAGATCCCTCAGTGGGCGGAGCCATGATCCAGACAGCGGAGAATGTTTCCAAGGAAGCCGGCATCACCAGAGAGGAATGCGATGCTGTTGCATTAAGGCGTTATGAGCAATATACCGATGCGCTGGCTGACAACCGCGCTTTTCAAAAGCGTTACATGTTTCCGGCGGAAATAAACGTTTCCAGAAAAAAGACCATCCTGGTGGAAGAAGATGAAGGGGTGACCCAAAGTACTAAAGAAGGGCTTGCCAAGCTGAGACCCGTTCTTCCAGACGGTGTCCATACTTTTGGTGCACAGACCCATCCTGCTGATGGAAACTGTGGGGTTATGGTCACCACCCGTGAAAAGGCCAAAGAACTGAGCGATGATTCCGGCATTGAGATCCAGGTGATCTCTTACGGTTTTGCCAGGGCAAAAAAAGGATTTATGGCTGCTGCCGTTGTTCCGGCAGCAAGAATGGCCCTTGAAAATGCCGGTATCGGCATCAATGACGTTAAGGCCATCAAAACCCATAACCCGTTTTCCGCCAATGATATCTATCTTGCCAACGAGTTTAATATAGATGTGAATGGATTTAACAACTACGGATCTTCACTGGTATACGGGCACCCCCAGGGACCCACAGCCGGACGATGCATTATCGAAGGTATTGAAGAGGTGGCCATGGAAGGTGGTGGTTACCTGCTCTTTGGCGGCTGTGCGGCAGGTGACACCGCCGGTTCTATTGTATTAAAAGTTGGGTAA
- a CDS encoding class I adenylate-forming enzyme family protein, translated as MLITEILARNARVYPKEVALIERDPGKKTRKEITWEEFNTEANRVANALIAKGIKKGDKVVHLMMNCIEWLPAYFGILRTGAWVVPLNFRFAADDIRHCTEISAAKAFLFGEEFIDRVNSIKTTIDKTVSNYIFVGPEELMPDYAQSYADFLSSGQETEPKTEVDIGDSAALYFTSGTTGKPKAVHLTQRNLEFSCFLENRHHNQTHEDNFLCIPPLYHTGAKMHWFGNFIVGAKAVILKGIQPKDILAAVSEEKCTVVWLLVPWAHDILIAIENNEISLDDYELSQWRLMHIGAQPVPPSLIRNWKKVFPHHEYDTNYGLTETTGPGCVHLGIENVNKVGAIGVPGFDWECMIFDWESLTMSNEMKPVAPGESGELAVRGPGVMKEYYKNPEATAATIVDGWLLTGDIARYDEDGFIWLVDRAKDIIITGGENIFPVEIESFIMDNHKVQDVGVIGYPDERLGEIVTAIVKVKPSQEMTEEELMKYCEGLPRYKRPRKIIFADVPRNPTGKIEKPKLRKMYTGRSEKLA; from the coding sequence ATGCTGATCACTGAAATATTAGCCAGAAATGCCAGGGTTTACCCAAAGGAAGTGGCCCTTATTGAAAGAGATCCTGGCAAAAAAACCCGCAAAGAGATTACCTGGGAGGAATTTAACACGGAAGCCAACCGAGTTGCCAATGCCCTGATTGCAAAGGGAATAAAAAAAGGAGATAAGGTGGTTCATTTGATGATGAACTGCATTGAATGGCTCCCTGCTTATTTCGGTATTTTGCGAACAGGGGCATGGGTGGTGCCGCTTAACTTCAGGTTTGCCGCAGATGATATCAGACACTGCACCGAAATTTCAGCAGCAAAGGCTTTTCTGTTTGGCGAGGAATTTATTGACAGAGTCAATAGCATAAAAACAACTATTGATAAAACTGTTTCAAACTATATATTTGTCGGCCCCGAGGAGCTGATGCCCGATTATGCCCAGTCGTATGCTGATTTTTTGTCATCCGGCCAGGAAACAGAACCTAAAACCGAAGTTGACATAGGTGACAGTGCCGCACTGTACTTTACCTCCGGAACGACCGGTAAGCCAAAGGCTGTTCATTTGACACAGCGTAACCTTGAATTTTCCTGCTTTTTGGAAAACCGACATCACAACCAGACCCATGAAGACAACTTTCTGTGTATTCCGCCCCTGTACCACACCGGTGCTAAAATGCACTGGTTTGGCAATTTTATTGTAGGGGCGAAAGCGGTTATATTAAAAGGGATACAGCCAAAAGATATTCTTGCTGCAGTTTCGGAAGAAAAATGCACGGTTGTTTGGCTTCTGGTCCCCTGGGCCCATGATATTCTGATTGCCATTGAAAATAACGAGATAAGCTTAGATGACTACGAACTATCCCAGTGGCGGTTAATGCACATTGGTGCCCAGCCTGTCCCGCCATCTTTAATTAGAAACTGGAAAAAGGTTTTTCCCCACCATGAGTATGACACCAATTACGGTTTAACCGAAACCACCGGCCCGGGTTGTGTCCATCTTGGAATAGAAAATGTGAACAAGGTGGGAGCAATCGGCGTTCCCGGATTTGACTGGGAGTGTATGATTTTCGACTGGGAAAGTTTGACCATGAGCAACGAAATGAAACCGGTCGCCCCGGGTGAAAGCGGTGAACTTGCCGTCAGGGGCCCTGGGGTGATGAAGGAATATTATAAAAACCCCGAAGCAACTGCTGCAACCATTGTCGATGGATGGCTGCTGACTGGAGATATTGCCCGCTATGATGAGGACGGATTTATCTGGCTGGTGGATCGTGCCAAAGACATTATTATTACCGGTGGTGAAAACATATTTCCGGTGGAAATAGAAAGCTTCATTATGGATAATCACAAAGTGCAGGATGTGGGGGTGATTGGATATCCGGATGAGCGCTTGGGTGAAATTGTAACTGCCATAGTAAAGGTAAAGCCTTCCCAGGAGATGACCGAAGAAGAACTCATGAAATATTGCGAAGGGCTTCCCAGATACAAACGTCCAAGAAAAATCATTTTTGCAGATGTTCCGAGAAATCCGACCGGCAAAATAGAAAAGCCGAAGTTAAGAAAAATGTATACCGGCCGTTCAGAAAAATTGGCCTAG
- a CDS encoding AMP-binding protein, with translation MNYARYATLHARHLPDKTCLIERTPSKNQRRTLTWRQFNDEINKTANYLSKELGVKDGDFVMHLQNNSLEWLITYYGIIKIGAVVVPLNFRFLGPDILYAAKICSPKVFIIGSEFLPVVQPTQKDLATVEKYICVGEQVPDDMIDYKTIAASDDVSEAMVDVDDQHDLAMMFTSGTTGDPKPVMHTHYSLNNTAIGNGMSYFVEKNDNYVFFLPLYHSGTMFLWAPFYATGAVGTILREFTDPKWIIEAMSEEKATDVLFVVPIGIAILNAIENGDIKLSDYDLSRWKYMDIGAQPVPFDVMQRLVKALPCGVSNIYGITEGGGGGLFNLYPDEVLQKPGSIGKPTFGIEAKIVDVEGNELPPGEVGELLFKTNRMMKGYYNNPEMTAETLKDGWLYTGDLLKTDEEGYFYIVDRMKDMVTSGGENIFPVEIEDALMDHPKIDDVACIGYPDERLVEVVLAIVQLKEGESMTEEEVIDFAKTKLAMYKVPRKVLFDPVMRNPTGKLMKPQMRVKYTGRKEAFQKLD, from the coding sequence ATGAATTACGCCAGATACGCAACACTCCATGCTCGCCATTTGCCTGATAAAACATGTTTGATCGAAAGGACCCCTTCAAAGAACCAGAGAAGGACGTTAACATGGCGGCAGTTTAACGATGAAATCAATAAAACGGCCAATTACCTTTCAAAAGAGCTGGGAGTTAAAGACGGCGACTTTGTCATGCATCTTCAGAACAACTCCCTTGAGTGGCTGATCACCTATTACGGAATTATCAAGATCGGTGCTGTGGTGGTGCCGCTGAATTTCAGATTCCTTGGCCCTGATATTCTTTATGCGGCTAAAATTTGCAGTCCGAAAGTCTTTATTATAGGTTCGGAATTTCTTCCCGTGGTTCAACCTACCCAAAAAGACCTGGCCACCGTTGAAAAGTATATCTGTGTGGGTGAACAGGTTCCTGATGATATGATCGATTATAAAACCATAGCGGCATCTGATGATGTTTCCGAAGCTATGGTGGATGTGGACGATCAGCATGACCTGGCCATGATGTTTACTTCCGGTACCACCGGTGATCCCAAGCCGGTGATGCATACCCATTATTCTCTTAACAATACGGCTATCGGAAATGGAATGAGTTATTTTGTGGAAAAAAATGATAATTATGTCTTTTTCCTCCCGTTATATCACAGTGGAACCATGTTTCTGTGGGCTCCCTTTTATGCCACAGGCGCTGTGGGCACCATTCTAAGAGAGTTTACTGATCCAAAATGGATCATTGAGGCCATGAGTGAAGAGAAAGCTACGGATGTTCTCTTCGTGGTACCGATCGGCATCGCCATTCTTAACGCTATTGAAAACGGTGATATAAAACTTTCCGATTATGATCTTTCAAGATGGAAGTATATGGATATAGGGGCACAACCGGTACCTTTCGATGTGATGCAGCGACTGGTAAAGGCCCTTCCCTGTGGTGTTTCCAATATTTATGGAATTACCGAAGGGGGCGGGGGCGGACTTTTTAATCTTTACCCTGACGAAGTGTTGCAAAAACCGGGATCCATCGGGAAACCTACTTTTGGGATAGAAGCTAAAATTGTAGATGTTGAAGGAAATGAACTTCCTCCTGGAGAAGTGGGTGAGCTTTTATTTAAAACCAACCGCATGATGAAAGGGTATTATAACAATCCGGAGATGACTGCTGAAACATTAAAAGACGGCTGGCTTTACACCGGTGATCTGCTTAAGACCGATGAAGAAGGATACTTTTATATTGTTGACCGTATGAAGGATATGGTGACCTCCGGGGGAGAAAATATTTTTCCGGTAGAAATTGAAGACGCTTTGATGGATCATCCCAAAATTGATGATGTGGCCTGCATCGGATACCCTGACGAACGCCTGGTGGAAGTGGTTCTGGCCATTGTGCAGCTTAAAGAGGGAGAATCAATGACGGAAGAAGAGGTGATTGATTTTGCAAAAACGAAGTTGGCCATGTACAAGGTTCCCCGTAAGGTTCTTTTCGATCCGGTTATGAGAAATCCGACAGGAAAACTTATGAAACCACAGATGAGAGTAAAATATACCGGGCGCAAGGAAGCATTTCAAAAACTCGATTAG